One genomic segment of Nitrosopumilus sp. includes these proteins:
- a CDS encoding glycosyltransferase family 2 protein — MEIIFDVFNYSLTAILIGICVAWVFLIKSMANSFSHTPYLDRFENISKSLPKVSVILPARNEERFVGKCLDSLANQEYPNYEIIVIDDSSDDNTGKIISEYAKKYSKIIPVIARPKPNGWMGKNWACMEGYKKSTGELLLFTDADTIHAKNVMHLAVSHLISFNLDALSAIPKMLTFDFWTNVTLPMISTFLHSRFSALNVNNPAKKTGYFFGSFFIIKKTTYEQVGMHEGVKHEIIEDGALGKKVKESGHKIKLVRGEHLIQAVWARDKGTLWNALKRLMIPLYLQSGKIAIGIFIAIVFLLFVPFPILSIAVLSPIESGSSKILLGVSAIASLLIYTGAIMEIKIGLKLKLKYVFFAPLGSLVVALGFLSGLLQAKSSSSVSWRGRNYSMKDHTQSSLSV; from the coding sequence ATGGAAATAATATTTGATGTTTTCAATTATTCACTAACTGCAATATTAATAGGCATTTGTGTAGCATGGGTTTTTCTAATTAAATCAATGGCAAATTCATTTAGCCATACACCATATTTAGACAGATTTGAAAATATTTCAAAATCATTGCCAAAAGTTTCTGTAATTTTGCCAGCAAGAAATGAAGAGAGATTTGTTGGAAAGTGTTTGGACTCATTAGCAAATCAAGAATATCCAAATTATGAAATTATTGTGATAGATGATTCATCAGATGACAATACAGGTAAAATAATTTCAGAGTATGCAAAAAAATATTCAAAAATAATTCCTGTCATTGCAAGACCCAAACCTAATGGATGGATGGGAAAAAATTGGGCATGTATGGAAGGCTATAAAAAATCAACAGGGGAACTTTTGTTATTTACAGATGCAGATACCATACATGCAAAAAATGTAATGCATCTTGCAGTATCACATCTAATATCATTTAATTTAGATGCATTGTCTGCAATTCCAAAAATGCTCACATTTGATTTTTGGACAAACGTCACACTACCAATGATATCTACATTTCTTCATTCAAGATTCTCAGCATTGAATGTTAACAATCCTGCAAAAAAAACAGGTTATTTTTTTGGAAGTTTTTTCATCATAAAAAAAACAACATATGAACAAGTGGGCATGCATGAAGGAGTAAAACACGAAATCATAGAAGATGGAGCACTAGGAAAAAAAGTAAAAGAATCAGGACATAAGATAAAACTAGTTAGAGGAGAACACCTAATTCAAGCAGTCTGGGCAAGAGACAAAGGAACATTATGGAATGCCTTGAAAAGACTCATGATTCCTCTATATCTTCAAAGTGGAAAAATAGCAATAGGAATTTTTATTGCAATTGTATTTTTGTTATTTGTCCCATTCCCAATATTGTCAATAGCAGTGTTATCCCCAATAGAATCAGGATCATCAAAAATATTATTGGGGGTATCTGCAATAGCATCGCTATTAATTTACACAGGGGCAATAATGGAAATTAAAATTGGCCTAAAGTTGAAATTAAAATATGTATTTTTTGCACCACTTGGTAGTTTAGTTGTGGCGTTAGGATTTTTGAGTGGTTTACTTCAAGCAAAAAGTTCATCCTCAGTATCCTGGAGAGGAAGGAATTATTCAATGAAAGACCATACACAAAGTTCCCTAAGTGTATAG
- a CDS encoding tRNA-binding protein: MSNVSYDDFAKLDIRVAKIIATEPIEGKSRIIKGRIDLGNDDQRDVIIGGAQYYNPEDIVGKTVIVIANLEPKKMAGIESNAMLLAADVDDKPYWLTVNEEIPLGSPIK; this comes from the coding sequence ATGTCCAATGTATCATATGATGATTTTGCAAAATTAGACATTAGAGTTGCAAAGATTATTGCAACAGAGCCTATTGAGGGAAAATCCAGAATTATTAAAGGTAGGATAGATTTAGGAAATGATGATCAGCGTGATGTGATTATTGGTGGTGCTCAATATTATAATCCTGAAGACATTGTTGGTAAAACTGTAATTGTTATTGCAAATCTTGAACCAAAAAAAATGGCAGGTATTGAATCAAATGCAATGTTATTGGCAGCAGATGTTGATGATAAACCCTATTGGTTAACAGTAAATGAAGAAATTCCTTTGGGCAGTCCTATAAAATAG
- a CDS encoding TATA-box-binding protein, with product MPQTKPIVSVENVVASADVGQKMDLNEITRTFPDVEYHPDQFPGLVFRLKVPKTATLIFTSGKMVCTGSKSEEMARKAVKTVVQKLRKGGIKVKKDATVTIQNIVASINLGGKIHLEQAARTLPRSMYEPEQFPGLIHRMLDPKTVILLFSSGKLVCTGAKQEPDVYRSVNNLHALLEEKDLMIYD from the coding sequence ATGCCACAAACAAAACCTATCGTAAGTGTGGAAAACGTTGTAGCCTCAGCAGATGTTGGGCAAAAAATGGACTTGAATGAAATCACTAGAACATTTCCAGACGTAGAATATCATCCAGATCAATTTCCAGGATTGGTATTTAGATTAAAGGTTCCAAAAACTGCAACATTGATTTTCACTTCAGGTAAAATGGTATGTACAGGTTCTAAATCCGAAGAGATGGCAAGAAAAGCCGTTAAGACTGTTGTACAAAAACTTCGTAAAGGAGGAATCAAAGTAAAAAAAGATGCAACAGTTACGATTCAAAATATTGTTGCTTCAATTAACTTGGGTGGAAAAATCCATTTAGAACAAGCAGCGAGAACTCTTCCAAGAAGCATGTATGAGCCAGAACAATTTCCAGGACTTATCCATAGAATGTTAGACCCTAAAACAGTCATATTGTTATTTTCCTCAGGAAAACTTGTCTGTACGGGTGCTAAGCAAGAACCAGATGTTTACAGGTCTGTTAACAACTTGCACGCATTACTAGAAGAAAAAGATCTTATGATTTATGACTAG
- a CDS encoding TldD/PmbA family protein: protein MSALEKAISHSKKIGIDETEIVVVKKKITTVRITDSEIVEIKQNFDKNYGIRLIHNKKIISLQTTNQEKIGKSIDEAFLSISSLKPRIFWKGLPYKTNSKKIKGTFDKKLEDLSGKTASDIAQNMINSTCNSKIKAITGSLNIVYEDFELENSNGLNFKDKATYVSGIINTESEAGTAPVSGIGHACCRTLSNFLPEKIGEDSKTMCIESINPKKIDTGKYDIIFEPYSVGELLAFVIATNFNLKIFSEKKSCFSNNYYEKIAISELTLSDEPHIPEGIGTKHVDDEGVMTEKRNFIEKGVFKNTFSNLFDSYKEGKKSSGNACRIGSPMGRSSDPITISAPHNLTIPNGDYSQNELIKDTKHGLLIGRLWYTYAVNPIKGDFSCTARSGIRVIENGEIKSAGKSVRIIHNLPKMLKNISGIGNNQINVIQWASLPSITPSIRVQKIAVNSI from the coding sequence TTGTCTGCCTTAGAAAAGGCAATAAGTCATTCAAAAAAAATAGGAATTGATGAAACAGAAATAGTAGTGGTTAAAAAAAAGATCACCACTGTTAGAATTACAGATTCTGAAATTGTAGAAATAAAACAGAATTTCGATAAGAATTACGGAATAAGGTTAATTCACAATAAAAAAATAATTTCTCTTCAAACAACAAATCAAGAAAAAATCGGAAAATCAATTGATGAGGCATTTTTATCAATTTCAAGTTTAAAACCAAGAATTTTTTGGAAGGGATTGCCTTACAAAACAAATTCAAAGAAAATTAAGGGTACCTTTGATAAAAAACTTGAAGATCTATCAGGTAAAACAGCAAGTGATATCGCACAAAATATGATAAATTCTACATGTAACAGTAAAATAAAAGCGATAACCGGATCACTGAATATTGTTTATGAAGATTTTGAATTGGAAAATTCTAATGGGTTGAATTTTAAAGATAAAGCAACATATGTCTCTGGAATTATCAATACAGAATCAGAAGCAGGCACAGCCCCAGTATCCGGAATTGGACATGCATGTTGTAGAACATTATCAAATTTTTTGCCTGAAAAAATTGGAGAAGATTCAAAAACAATGTGCATTGAATCAATTAACCCTAAAAAAATAGATACAGGGAAATATGATATTATTTTTGAGCCATATTCAGTAGGGGAATTATTGGCTTTTGTCATAGCAACAAATTTTAATTTAAAAATATTTTCAGAAAAAAAAAGTTGTTTTTCAAATAATTATTATGAAAAAATAGCAATAAGCGAATTAACATTAAGTGATGAGCCACACATTCCAGAAGGGATTGGAACAAAACATGTGGACGATGAAGGAGTGATGACAGAAAAAAGAAATTTTATTGAAAAAGGAGTTTTCAAAAATACTTTTTCTAATTTATTTGACAGTTACAAAGAAGGAAAAAAATCATCAGGAAATGCATGTAGAATAGGATCACCTATGGGAAGAAGTTCAGATCCAATTACAATATCAGCACCACATAATCTCACAATACCTAATGGAGATTATTCTCAAAATGAATTAATCAAAGATACTAAACACGGATTATTGATTGGGAGATTATGGTATACATATGCAGTAAATCCAATTAAAGGAGACTTTTCTTGTACGGCAAGAAGCGGAATTAGAGTAATTGAAAATGGAGAAATTAAAAGTGCTGGAAAATCAGTTAGAATTATTCACAATCTGCCCAAAATGCTAAAAAATATTTCAGGAATTGGAAATAATCAAATCAACGTGATACAATGGGCATCTCTTCCATCAATAACCCCATCAATTCGAGTTCAAAAGATAGCAGTTAATTCAATTTAA
- a CDS encoding type II toxin-antitoxin system RatA family toxin, with product MATIEVELEINSTIDKVWDIISDIDNEPKFWKGTKEIKNISKKENKVIREIIIAFRDQKCLQEVHLYPKEKIEAKFTKGIIDGVKIISLSSKEDKTILKTFWDIKLTGMMGMFTGMIKKHIKSGTEQAMQSIKLEIER from the coding sequence ATGGCTACAATTGAAGTAGAACTTGAAATTAATTCTACAATTGACAAAGTTTGGGATATCATATCTGATATTGATAATGAACCAAAATTTTGGAAGGGTACAAAAGAGATCAAAAACATCTCAAAAAAGGAAAACAAGGTTATTAGAGAAATCATAATAGCATTCAGAGATCAAAAATGTCTTCAAGAAGTACATCTTTATCCTAAAGAGAAAATAGAGGCAAAATTTACCAAGGGGATAATCGATGGTGTGAAAATAATTTCATTAAGTTCCAAAGAAGACAAAACAATTCTCAAAACATTTTGGGATATAAAATTAACAGGGATGATGGGAATGTTTACTGGGATGATAAAGAAGCATATCAAAAGTGGTACAGAGCAAGCAATGCAGAGTATCAAATTAGAAATCGAGAGATAA
- a CDS encoding trypsin-like peptidase domain-containing protein: MDKSGLFVGGGIGAAVVIGIFLAIFVTVPESIDPQTIVDENHIPNAIGESTDVFSKNLSLVEIFEKSEPGVVRVNVQRGEESEGGGGVGSGFVFDKKGHIITNAHVVNNAKKVIVTFLDGRSYNADMIGVDKFTDIAVIKVNSDLVLLHPLALGDSSNLKVGEQIAAIGNPFGLSGSMTSGIVSQLGRLLPSGAGYSIPDVIQTDAAINPGNSGGPLINMRGGVVGINTAIQSTTGEFTGVGFAIPSQTVAKIVPTLIEKGEYKHPWIGIAGRDIDPDLANVLELTEAVGFLVITVVKDSPAEKAGLIGSDKSIEVDGVKFPVGGDIILSVDGIEVRKIDDILIHLQRAKSVGDEMVLEILRDGRTTNVTITLQERPNGN, translated from the coding sequence ATGGACAAGTCAGGTTTGTTTGTAGGTGGTGGAATAGGAGCTGCAGTCGTAATTGGAATTTTTCTAGCAATTTTTGTAACAGTACCGGAATCAATAGATCCACAAACAATTGTAGACGAGAATCACATTCCAAATGCAATTGGAGAATCTACAGATGTCTTTTCAAAAAATTTGTCTTTAGTGGAAATTTTTGAAAAATCAGAGCCAGGAGTGGTCAGAGTTAATGTTCAAAGAGGAGAAGAATCTGAAGGAGGAGGCGGAGTTGGCTCAGGTTTTGTTTTTGATAAAAAAGGACACATCATCACTAATGCACATGTAGTAAATAATGCAAAAAAAGTCATTGTGACTTTTCTTGATGGTCGCTCTTACAATGCAGATATGATCGGAGTAGATAAATTTACAGATATTGCCGTAATCAAAGTAAATTCAGATTTAGTGTTATTACATCCTCTGGCTCTAGGAGATTCATCAAATCTCAAAGTGGGTGAACAGATTGCTGCTATTGGAAACCCATTTGGATTATCAGGATCAATGACATCGGGAATAGTCAGTCAATTAGGAAGGTTGCTTCCATCAGGTGCAGGTTATTCAATACCAGATGTAATTCAAACAGATGCAGCTATTAATCCAGGAAATTCAGGAGGTCCATTAATCAATATGAGAGGAGGAGTTGTAGGAATCAACACCGCAATTCAATCAACCACTGGAGAGTTTACAGGTGTAGGATTTGCCATTCCGTCACAAACAGTTGCAAAAATAGTCCCAACATTAATTGAAAAAGGAGAATACAAACATCCTTGGATCGGTATTGCTGGACGAGACATTGATCCAGATTTAGCAAACGTTTTAGAATTAACTGAGGCAGTGGGATTTTTGGTAATCACAGTAGTAAAAGACAGTCCTGCTGAAAAAGCAGGATTAATCGGTTCAGATAAATCAATTGAAGTAGATGGAGTTAAATTTCCAGTTGGAGGAGACATTATTTTATCAGTTGACGGAATTGAAGTAAGAAAAATTGACGATATTTTGATACATCTTCAAAGAGCAAAATCAGTAGGAGATGAAATGGTTTTAGAAATACTCAGAGATGGAAGAACAACCAATGTCACCATTACACTTCAAGAAAGACCAAATGGGAATTAA
- the cofG gene encoding 7,8-didemethyl-8-hydroxy-5-deazariboflavin synthase subunit CofG encodes MNNIVLNSESLNNVLENKTIDRQDILNIFEKAKTESDELFFTAQRLRTKYKKNTVTFSKKAFFNIVNLCKDTCSYCTYKSEPGERKLSLMSKQQIFDLLQLAKKYRCVEALFVTGEKPELKYQEARDWLRENGFKSTSEYLIHSSEQALEAGLFPHTNAGNLTFQEMKELKKTNVSMGVMLENVSDRLTKKGMPHYLASSKKPKERLEVLENSGRLGIPMTTGILVGIGETIEEIIDSIIAIKELHQKYENIQEVILQNFQPKSDTIMSNMPSADEKYFKIVVALTRILMPKMNIQIPPNLSPKSYQSFLSVGINDWGGISPLTPDFVNPEFSWPEINKVDENSKKSGFELKCRFPVYPEFFSFIGKELRDKISLIEDEEGLVREDYWK; translated from the coding sequence TTGAATAATATTGTCTTAAACTCTGAGAGTTTAAACAACGTATTAGAGAACAAGACAATCGATCGTCAAGACATCCTGAATATTTTTGAAAAAGCAAAAACAGAATCTGATGAATTGTTTTTCACTGCACAAAGACTAAGAACAAAATATAAAAAAAACACAGTTACATTCTCCAAAAAAGCTTTTTTCAATATTGTGAATTTGTGCAAAGACACCTGTTCATATTGTACATACAAATCTGAACCAGGAGAGAGAAAATTATCATTAATGTCAAAACAACAAATTTTTGATCTTTTACAGCTAGCAAAAAAATACAGATGTGTTGAGGCACTCTTTGTTACTGGAGAAAAACCTGAACTAAAATATCAAGAAGCACGAGATTGGTTACGAGAAAACGGGTTCAAATCAACAAGCGAATATCTGATTCATTCATCAGAACAGGCATTAGAAGCAGGATTATTTCCACATACAAATGCAGGAAATCTGACTTTTCAAGAAATGAAAGAATTGAAGAAAACAAATGTATCGATGGGGGTTATGCTTGAAAATGTTAGTGACAGACTGACAAAAAAAGGAATGCCTCATTACTTGGCATCAAGTAAAAAACCAAAAGAGAGATTGGAAGTTTTAGAGAATTCCGGAAGACTAGGCATTCCAATGACAACAGGGATTCTTGTAGGTATTGGTGAAACTATTGAAGAAATAATTGATTCAATAATCGCAATTAAAGAACTGCACCAAAAATATGAAAATATTCAAGAAGTTATTTTACAAAACTTTCAACCAAAGTCAGATACAATCATGAGTAATATGCCATCTGCTGATGAAAAATATTTCAAAATAGTGGTTGCACTCACAAGAATCTTAATGCCTAAAATGAACATACAAATTCCACCAAATCTATCACCCAAATCTTATCAAAGTTTTCTTTCAGTTGGAATAAATGATTGGGGCGGAATATCTCCTTTAACACCAGATTTTGTAAATCCAGAATTCTCGTGGCCAGAAATCAACAAAGTAGATGAAAATTCAAAGAAATCAGGATTTGAACTAAAGTGTAGGTTTCCAGTATATCCAGAATTCTTTTCTTTTATTGGCAAAGAGTTAAGAGATAAGATATCATTAATTGAGGATGAGGAAGGTTTGGTAAGAGAGGATTATTGGAAATGA
- the cofH gene encoding 5-amino-6-(D-ribitylamino)uracil--L-tyrosine 4-hydroxyphenyl transferase CofH, with amino-acid sequence MTNIDSLFKNADPIVVDILNNALSEKEISANDGLELYKTQGVDFHLVGFVADELRRRRVGEIVSYVVNRNINFTNVCIKQCGFCAFSRDFREEEGYFLPTEEIVRRAKEAHQLGATEVCIQAGLPPDMEGDLYENICKEIKKEIPNIHIHGFSPEEILYGSKRSGVSIEEFLKRMKEAGVNTLPGTSAEILDQKLRDKISPGRITVKEWEKIIKSAHNLGINTTSTMMFGHLETLEERVKHIEKLRDIQKETKGFTEFVPLNFIHTEAPMYKHQLHEGIRKGGSGNDVLLTHAIARIMLNNFINNIQMSWVKEGQKMSQLLLMWGANDFGGTLINESISTSAGSEYGQLLRPKEIRRMVKEIGRIPAERNTQYDILRKFDNDNELEEELDKVTDTSQFGSYVELIKINKFKYSNPRRE; translated from the coding sequence ATGACAAACATAGACTCACTTTTTAAAAACGCCGACCCAATTGTGGTAGATATTCTAAACAATGCATTGTCAGAAAAAGAAATATCCGCTAATGATGGATTAGAACTTTACAAAACACAAGGAGTGGATTTTCATTTAGTTGGATTTGTAGCTGATGAATTACGAAGGAGAAGAGTAGGAGAGATTGTATCATATGTAGTTAACAGAAATATCAATTTTACAAATGTCTGTATTAAACAATGTGGTTTTTGTGCATTTAGTAGAGATTTTAGAGAGGAGGAAGGATATTTTCTTCCAACAGAGGAAATTGTAAGAAGGGCAAAAGAAGCACATCAATTAGGAGCAACAGAAGTTTGCATTCAAGCGGGTTTACCTCCAGATATGGAAGGGGATTTGTATGAAAACATCTGTAAAGAAATTAAAAAAGAGATACCAAATATTCATATTCATGGATTTTCACCTGAAGAAATACTATATGGTTCAAAAAGATCTGGTGTGTCAATCGAGGAATTTCTAAAAAGAATGAAAGAAGCAGGTGTAAATACACTACCAGGAACATCAGCGGAAATCCTTGATCAAAAATTAAGAGACAAAATATCTCCAGGAAGAATCACTGTTAAAGAATGGGAGAAAATCATCAAATCTGCCCACAATTTAGGAATAAATACTACATCGACAATGATGTTTGGACATTTAGAAACTCTTGAAGAAAGAGTCAAACATATTGAAAAATTAAGAGATATTCAAAAAGAAACAAAAGGTTTTACAGAATTTGTGCCTTTAAATTTCATTCACACTGAAGCTCCAATGTACAAACATCAATTGCATGAAGGAATTAGAAAAGGAGGTAGTGGTAATGATGTATTGTTAACACATGCCATTGCTAGAATAATGTTAAACAATTTTATCAATAACATACAAATGTCATGGGTAAAAGAAGGTCAAAAAATGTCTCAGCTATTACTAATGTGGGGAGCAAATGATTTTGGAGGCACACTGATCAACGAAAGTATTTCCACATCAGCTGGTTCTGAATATGGGCAACTACTAAGACCAAAAGAAATTAGAAGAATGGTTAAAGAAATTGGAAGAATCCCTGCGGAAAGAAATACTCAATATGACATATTGCGAAAATTTGATAATGATAACGAATTAGAAGAAGAACTGGACAAAGTTACAGACACATCACAGTTTGGATCATATGTTGAATTAATCAAAATTAATAAATTCAAGTATTCAAATCCAAGGAGAGAGTAG